One genomic window of Manihot esculenta cultivar AM560-2 chromosome 16, M.esculenta_v8, whole genome shotgun sequence includes the following:
- the LOC110603447 gene encoding serine/threonine-protein kinase tricornered isoform X1 → MEDIVEENGEEEVLGSSLTMEKVAAAKQFIENHYRAQMKNIQERKERRWVLERKLASSDVPKEEQINLIKDLERKETEFIRLKRHKICVDDFELLTIIGRGAFGEVRLCREKKSGNIYAMKKLKKSEMLMRGQVEHVRAERNLLAEVASHCIVKLYYSFQDAEDLYLIMEYLPGGDMMTLLMREDTLTENVARFYIAQSVLAIESIHKHNYIHRDIKPDNLLLDKNGHMKLSDFGLCKPLDCTALSVIPENKTTDDENMSEPMDIDGSIPDADNKSNWKSRHEQLQHWQMNRRKLAFSTVGTPDYIAPEVLLKKGYGMECDWWSLGAIMYEMLVGYPPFYSDDPITTCRKIVHWRNHLRFPEDARLSPEAKDLICRLLCGVDHRLGTGGAHQIKAHPWFKDIVWDKLYEMEAAFKPEVNGELDTQNFMKFDEMNPPPARTGSGPSRKMLLTPKDLSFVGYTYKNFDAVKGLHSFDLKGSMSPKRPSIDSIFSGSGAIYPAKRPGEETEVQMLASSGDPMLP, encoded by the exons ATGGAGGATATAGTGGAGGAGAACGGAGAAGAGGAGGTCTTGGGATCGAGCTTGACGATGGAGAAAGTGGCTGCAGCGAAGCAGTTCATAGAGAACCACTACAGAGCTCAGATGAAGAATATTCAAGAACGAAAGGAGAG ACGGTGGGTGTTAGAAAGGAAACTAGCTTCTTCTGATGTGCCCAAGGAGGAACAGATCAATCTGATTAAAGACTTGGAAAGAAAAGAGACAGAATTTATACGACTCAAAAGGCATAAGATTTGTGTTGatgattttgagcttttgaccATCATTGGTAGAGGAGCCTTTGGTGAG GTCCGCTTGTGCCGAGAGAAGAAATCTGGCAATATTTATGCCATGAAAAAGTTAAAGAAATCTGAAATGCTAATGAGAGGACAG GTAGAACATGTTAGAGCTGAAAGGAACTTGCTGGCAGAAGTTGCAAGCCACTGCATCGTCAAACTCTATTACTCATTTCAGGATGCTGAGGATTTGTATTTGATTATGGAATATCTTCCTGGTGGTGATATGATGACTCTGCTAATGAGGGAGGATACCTTAACTGAAAATGTGGCTAGGTTTTACATTGCTCAGAGCGTCCTTGCGATTGAGTCAATTCACAAGCATAATTACATTCACAG aGATATAAAGCCTGATAACCTTCTTCTGGATAAAAATGGTCATATGAAGCTATCTGATTTTGGCCTTTGTAAGCCTCTTGATTGTACAGCTTTATCTGTGATTCCTGAAAATAAGACAACTGATGATGAAAATATGAGTGAACCAATGGACATTGATGGAAGTATCCCTGATGCGGACAATAAAAGTAATTGGAAAAGCCGCCATGAACAGCTTCAACACTGGCAAATGAACAGGAGGAAGTTG GCATTTTCTACTGTTGGAACACCAGATTACATCGCTCCTGAAGTATTACTGAAGAAAGGATATGGCATGGAGTGTGACTG GTGGTCGCTAGGAGCAATAATGTATGAAATGCTAGTTGGATACCCTCCTTTTTACTCAGATGACCCCATAACTACATGCAGAAAG ATTGTCCATTGGAGAAATCACCTTCGATTCCCAGAAGATGCAAGGCTGTCACCTGAGGCAAAGGATCTCATTTGTAGGTTACTGTGTGGTGTTGATCATAGGCTAGGTACTGGAGGAGCACACCAAATTAAA GCTCATCCTTGGTTCAAGGACATTGTATGGGATAAACTTTATGAAATGGAGGCAGCATTTAAACCAGAAGTCAATGGAGAGTTAGACACCCAGAACTTTATGAAATTTGATGAA ATGAATCCTCCACCAGCAAGAACTGGCTCAGGACCATCAAGGAAG ATGCTATTAACTCCCAAAGATTTAAGTTTTGTTGGCTATACTTACAAGAATTTTGATGCTGTCAAAGGGCTTCATTCTTTTG ATCTCAAAGGAAGTATGTCACCGAAACGGCCATCCATTGATTCTATATTCA GTGGCTCCGGGGCAATTTATCCTGCAAAACGGCCTGGCGAGGAAACAGAGGTGCAAATGCTTGCTTCATCAGGCGATCCCATGCTACCATAA
- the LOC110603447 gene encoding serine/threonine-protein kinase tricornered isoform X2: MEDIVEENGEEEVLGSSLTMEKVAAAKQFIENHYRAQMKNIQERKERRWVLERKLASSDVPKEEQINLIKDLERKETEFIRLKRHKICVDDFELLTIIGRGAFGEVRLCREKKSGNIYAMKKLKKSEMLMRGQVEHVRAERNLLAEVASHCIVKLYYSFQDAEDLYLIMEYLPGGDMMTLLMREDTLTENVARFYIAQSVLAIESIHKHNYIHRDIKPDNLLLDKNGHMKLSDFGLCKPLDCTALSVIPENKTTDDENMSEPMDIDGSIPDADNKSNWKSRHEQLQHWQMNRRKLAFSTVGTPDYIAPEVLLKKGYGMECDWWSLGAIMYEMLVGYPPFYSDDPITTCRKIVHWRNHLRFPEDARLSPEAKDLICRLLCGVDHRLGTGGAHQIKAHPWFKDIVWDKLYEMEAAFKPEVNGELDTQNFMKFDEMLLTPKDLSFVGYTYKNFDAVKGLHSFDLKGSMSPKRPSIDSIFSGSGAIYPAKRPGEETEVQMLASSGDPMLP; encoded by the exons ATGGAGGATATAGTGGAGGAGAACGGAGAAGAGGAGGTCTTGGGATCGAGCTTGACGATGGAGAAAGTGGCTGCAGCGAAGCAGTTCATAGAGAACCACTACAGAGCTCAGATGAAGAATATTCAAGAACGAAAGGAGAG ACGGTGGGTGTTAGAAAGGAAACTAGCTTCTTCTGATGTGCCCAAGGAGGAACAGATCAATCTGATTAAAGACTTGGAAAGAAAAGAGACAGAATTTATACGACTCAAAAGGCATAAGATTTGTGTTGatgattttgagcttttgaccATCATTGGTAGAGGAGCCTTTGGTGAG GTCCGCTTGTGCCGAGAGAAGAAATCTGGCAATATTTATGCCATGAAAAAGTTAAAGAAATCTGAAATGCTAATGAGAGGACAG GTAGAACATGTTAGAGCTGAAAGGAACTTGCTGGCAGAAGTTGCAAGCCACTGCATCGTCAAACTCTATTACTCATTTCAGGATGCTGAGGATTTGTATTTGATTATGGAATATCTTCCTGGTGGTGATATGATGACTCTGCTAATGAGGGAGGATACCTTAACTGAAAATGTGGCTAGGTTTTACATTGCTCAGAGCGTCCTTGCGATTGAGTCAATTCACAAGCATAATTACATTCACAG aGATATAAAGCCTGATAACCTTCTTCTGGATAAAAATGGTCATATGAAGCTATCTGATTTTGGCCTTTGTAAGCCTCTTGATTGTACAGCTTTATCTGTGATTCCTGAAAATAAGACAACTGATGATGAAAATATGAGTGAACCAATGGACATTGATGGAAGTATCCCTGATGCGGACAATAAAAGTAATTGGAAAAGCCGCCATGAACAGCTTCAACACTGGCAAATGAACAGGAGGAAGTTG GCATTTTCTACTGTTGGAACACCAGATTACATCGCTCCTGAAGTATTACTGAAGAAAGGATATGGCATGGAGTGTGACTG GTGGTCGCTAGGAGCAATAATGTATGAAATGCTAGTTGGATACCCTCCTTTTTACTCAGATGACCCCATAACTACATGCAGAAAG ATTGTCCATTGGAGAAATCACCTTCGATTCCCAGAAGATGCAAGGCTGTCACCTGAGGCAAAGGATCTCATTTGTAGGTTACTGTGTGGTGTTGATCATAGGCTAGGTACTGGAGGAGCACACCAAATTAAA GCTCATCCTTGGTTCAAGGACATTGTATGGGATAAACTTTATGAAATGGAGGCAGCATTTAAACCAGAAGTCAATGGAGAGTTAGACACCCAGAACTTTATGAAATTTGATGAA ATGCTATTAACTCCCAAAGATTTAAGTTTTGTTGGCTATACTTACAAGAATTTTGATGCTGTCAAAGGGCTTCATTCTTTTG ATCTCAAAGGAAGTATGTCACCGAAACGGCCATCCATTGATTCTATATTCA GTGGCTCCGGGGCAATTTATCCTGCAAAACGGCCTGGCGAGGAAACAGAGGTGCAAATGCTTGCTTCATCAGGCGATCCCATGCTACCATAA